GACACTAATAATCATCTTGATgctaatgatattgatgaatgTCTGAGGAATAATAAGGAAGATGAAGGCACCGAAGCTggttttagtttacatgacacactagcaaaatgtttgttttaagtttgttaattattagctaatgaaaagttatttaaattatgtatgaatttttatttgaagtatgtattttaagatacttgaactatgtatgaaatttatttgaaacatgtatTTTCATGTGCTTGAACTacatatgaatttttatttgaatcatgaattttttgttaatgtattttaaaattccttaggattttacaattttacgattcgagtttgtattgtattttccgtgccgtgttaaaattgtgattttaacaaccttggtccTACCCTTTATAGACCTCTAAGAGATTTTCCTCCCCTCCCCTCTTCCTATCCATATGTCGAGCtagctttttattaatatatatatatagactttttgtaattgatttatatatttaaattaataatataaaatgtgttcttcaatttaaattagttgTTTACTATTGTTTAATGTTGCTTAATGTTACATTGTTTGAtagcatgttaaaaaaaattaattaactaaaacatcaacaaaatcaccgatggacataaaaaatcattagtgATTCTGTCGGTCAAATAGGATCATTTTTCTCAAAGAATTACATAGAGttgtaaattgttttgatataaaccGACAGATTCACCAACAAACCATGTCGGCCAATCCGTTAGTGACACATAATATATCACCGATGAATTTACTTATTTATAATCCATCGGTACTATTTACCATCAGATATGTCAACAAACAATAGTCGATGTCTATTTTCATCACTgattacaataatttttctatataaaaataaccgATAAAATTACTAACGGATAAGATATCAGCGAGAAAATGCTTGTTGACGACAAGTTTTCATTTGTaaattcattgatgatttttatatcaataaacaTACAAtaattttctaagaatttttatatttctagaaTATTTTGTTACATGTGTATATCGATTTtctaattctaaaatataaaatcagatTATAGTACCTTGATTATAGATACCTCATAATCCGACTCGAGTCAGACAAGCTCAATAGCTAAGAATAGTTGAAGAAAGAATTCCTTGGTCATAATTACTATATCATCCGCCAAATTATCAGTATGATTGAGTTTACCTCACATTAATGGACAAATGAGTTTGTCGATGATTACATACTTCGACAGAGGAGTCTCAAATTTGAGCATCTTCACTTGGCGTAATCCAAAATATGCATTTGGGAGTGCATTGCATTCTTCAAGACGTTAAGCCCGAATATGTTGAAGAGTTGGCAAGTCGTGAACATGATAGCATTGCTATAGTCAAGAGTTGAAGCGTGCTTACACAAGATCCACAGAAGTATAGCAAAGCACTAGACGCCTATCATAACAAGGGCACAATTCTTGGAGAGATGAAAGTGACGGGCCCATTAAGTTCATGAAAGGCCATGGACGAGCTTCTAAAGAAATGTCCAATCTGTGACTCGGGCACGCCGAAACTGAGCACCCTTTGGGCCAAGCATGCATGGTCTCCTTTTCATGGCGGGGTCCGCAAATGGAGAAGTTAACACTCTTGTTGTGTTGATCCATTACCAGCACCACAGGCTATCGTCGAAACGCtctatctttattttctatttcacaCGTTCAACTCCAATGCGCACCCATAAATATCTCTCATATAATTAAGGACTCGTATCTTCAGATAAAAGACCGAGCCTGTTTCATATTCTGCGTGGAGAAGATGGCCAAGTTTTCAGCGTCGTTTTGTTTTACCCTACTGGTAATTTCTGGGTGTGCCTGTATTGACTCGGCAATGGGGGGAGAGATTGGGATATACGAGCTCAAGAAGGGAAATCTAAGCATGAAGCTTACCAATTATGGTGCCCGTATCATCTCCCTTGTTCTCCCTGATAAAAATGGTATGTTGTCTTCTTCGATCCATTTTGTGAATTCAATCTCTTGGGATTTCCTGtttgttattatataaatagCATCTCAAGTTCAAGAATACGATCGAGTTCTGGTGCTGATAACGTCTGCCTGTTGACGAACACTTGACAGGAAAGCTAGGTGATGTTGCTCTTGGCTTTGATACTATTGAGGAATTCATGGTGAGGATTGTCTCTCTTcgttaatttttcatgttttagttTTCTGATTATGAGAGAAGGGATCATTTCGCATTCTTTCTTGTGCAAAATGATTCCCATAGGACTGTCCGTTTGTGTCTCTTTCAAGGACATTCAAGCACATGGTGCTGCCCATGCAGGACTCCCGCTGCAGTACTATACAGTATTCCACTACACCTGCACCCACACCCTAGCTATTAGACAAATGTGTTGTTGCAATTAATCTGCCGCAAATTTTGCATTGCCTTTGCCAAAATGCGAAggcattcttttttaaatgccTTTTCCTTCGGTATAAAGACAAATTTTTGCCTATgacttttcaaattaaggtaATTAATTGTAAGACCATGAGAATTGACCGTTGACATTTccaaattcctttttttttggtaagctacATTTCCAAATTCCACACGCACATATATTACAAAACTAATAGTGTGATTTGTAAAtgttaatcatattttttatattttttagataaaaaaattaaaaaaaaaaaagctattacaatattaaatgaacactaaatgattgtttatttctactttttaaagtatttttcaaattaattttttcctgaaaaattattaaaataaaattttgtagatagttttaatatattttgccTATGACTCTTCCAAGGTAATTAACTGTAAGACCATGATAATTGACCTATGACATTTTCAAattctactttgtttttttttaatatatatattgaaaaattaataatgtgtttggtattgtgaaatatttttttttttatattagtatattaaaattataaaaaaaaatattttaaaaacattaatttaattttttaggtaaaatataatttcaaaaaaaaatctatcacaatatcaaatggatactaaataattatttatttttactttttaaattgtttttttttttgcatgaaaaatcattaaattgatttttttaattgttcttatatgattttgatatattaatataaaaaataaaaagaaaatatcattttaatatattttaaattaaaataaattttaaaaaacacattacatATCAAGCATCAACTAAGTACATATGgtatgggggggggggggagaaagAACACAGAAGGGCATAATAATAGGGTtaataatagatttaaaaaaaaattcctaacaGAAACCTATATATACATAGAGAGAATTActtctgttattgtttttttttccagcgtTTCAATCCTGTCAAAAGTAAACAAAAGAAGCTGTTTATTTGAGACTACTTAGAATAGGGTTTTAAGTTCTAAATTATCAGTTAATTAGAGAAGATTCTAACATGTAAGAAAAATAGCATGACCCGTTTTATactttaataattgttttgttCTTCTTAAGAAATGTATCGTCTTTCAAATTATTGCTTTTCTGcaacctaagaaaaaaaaaaagccttccctttgttcaaagaaaaaactaaattcactTCTGACACGCAGAAACTGTTGTGTCTGTTGGTGCATTTCTGTCAGACACTTTATGCTTTGTTTCACGTCAAGTGTTTTCCATTTATGATTTCCCTTGAATTATACTACGAAATTGATAGACTTTTTGTGCAGAATGCTTCATCACCCTTTGGGGCCACCGTGGGACGGGTTGCCAATAGAATCTCTAATGCTCAGTTTACCTTGAATGGAACTGTTTACAAACTACCTGCTAATTCAGGGAATAACACGATTCATGGTAACCTTCCATCATATTACACCCAGCAAAGTGGAAGCTTAATTTTCTCAGATTGCTTTTCTACCATTTTCATGagatttcttgtttctttctgAACGAATTGCTTGCTTATGTGGATATGATCAGGCGGGCCTATAGGATTCAGTAAGGTTGTTTGGAAAGTGAAAAAGTACAGCCCAGATGGTCCTGTTCCTTATATTGTCTTTGCTTATCACAGCTTTGATGGTGAACAAGGTAAGAACTACATAGCATGTTAAGGCCATAGTTTTAATTTTCCACACTGGAGAGGCTCACATATAACATCTATGATATATTTAAGAGCATGAATGACACACTTAATGTGAagattattttcatattcacaGGATTCCCTGGTGATCTCCTTGTAAAAACAACCTACACGCTCCTTGGAGACAACCAACTGTGTATAACAATGGAAGCAAAAGCTAGAAACAAGGCCACGCCGGTTAATCTAGTCAACCATGCCTTTTGGAACCTTGGTGGCCACAATAGTGGCGATATCTTGTCagaaaaaattcagatttttgcTTCGCGTTACACTCCTGTTGACAGTAAGCTCATTCCTACAGGAGAAATTGTGACAGTGAAAGGAACACCCTTTGATTTTCTCAAGCCCAACACCATTGGCAGCAGGATCAACGAACTCCCCAAGGGCTATGACATCAACTACGCACTTGATGGAAGTGGAAACAAGAAGTTGAGGAAAGCAGCAATTGTGCATGACGAGAAGTCTGGAAGAGCAATGGAGATATTAACCAATCAACCTGGTGTGCAGTTCTTCACTAGCAACACTTTGAACGTGAAGGGAAAAGGTGGTTTTATGTATAAACCTCATGGAGCTCTATGTCTAGAGACTCAAGGATTTCCTGATTCTGTTAACCATCCCAACTTCCCTTCACAGATTGTGAATCCAGTGAAGCCCTACAAGCATTACATGCTGTTCAAGTTCTCTACTTTCTAGATAATTTTCACGACAAAAACACAAGTACATTATGTACGTGTTTCGAGACTGCTTTTCGGTAGTTTCAAAGTCGGAGGAGGTCGTTTCTTCTTTCTGTTGTCTGATGCAATATATTGCTCCAGAAAATGAATGAATAATCGCTGAATTTGCTCGTAACGGAcaattatttatctttataGGCCACCTTTTTCTGAATTAATTTGTGTATTTAGTTCACCTTCTTTGGAGCTCGATGGAGGTCCCCTCAATGGAGCTTATGACTCCTTCCAAGTTGATGGGCCCAAAGGTACATGCTGTTTTAGTGAATTCCAGCTAACCCGCTTCTTTTGTTGAGGGGACAATTATTTTTGCTCAGGAACCTTTTCATTTGGAAttcaatgaaaatgaaaacccCAGGCTCCCCCGTCTGGTTCCCTCgcggaacttttttttttttttaagagaaataatTCTTAGGACATGgatactgattttaaaaataaattttagaaaatttaaaaaatattattttaatatatttttttttttaaaaaaaaaaagaaaagaataccCTGAGAAATTAACgaaaaattgaaaacatggCTACGTTGCTCTCTTCCACTTCTTTCCTGGGATTCCCATTCCCCAAGCATTTCTCCTCCTTCAGTCCCTTAACAGGTTTCGTTCAAATTCCTCACGTTTTCTTCTCTACGTTTCATCAAAAcccaatatttctttttattaatttgctttctatattgATAAACACTTGCAGATAAAAGGAACTCGTTGAGATTGAATAAGGAAACCCTTTTGCGCTACAGTTGTTGTGTCACAAagtgttcttcttcttccacttcTGTGTTCACAATGTCATCAGGTGGCGGTTCCTATGAGAAATCGAAGAGGGTATGGATATGGACAGAAAGCAAGCAAGTCATGACTGCTGCTGTCGAAAGAGGCTGGAATACCTTCATCTTCTTGTCCAACCATAGACAACTTGCTATTGACTGGTCATGTAAATACTCTCTAAATTAAACATCCTCTGCATTGTTTCTCATGCTCTGATCACTAATTAGGATATGGGTTTTATTACTGATCCTGTATTAATATAATTAGCGCACAGTAAgagatataatcaataaatggAGCAAACAGCATGATGAAAGTTTCTCATTTTAAACTTTGGTTAAGGTTTGTGCAGCATTCTCCTTTATAAACCCTTTATTTATTGAGGAAGGAGAAGTTTTGGATGGTGAGAACAACAGGGTTGCCACTATTTTTGAGGTTTCAACTCCCCAAGAATTACAGCAGCTTCAACCAGAAAATGGGCAGGCTGAGAATGTAATTATTAATCTATTGGATTGGCAGGTATGGATGCTGCTCCTTAGGAGATTCTGTTGTCGCTAGGATTTCGCGGACCAATCAGCCATCTTTTATCGTTTTGGACTTGCTTGTTTTAGAAAACACTGTGCTTACCTGGTTTAGGATATTAAGAACTGCGCCTTTCTTTTTAGGAGTACCTCTCCCTGAAGCACAATGTAATGATGTGGATGTTATCTTCGCTAGCtgttaatttattaacaaatatattttaccccaaaaaatgctttaattttttaaaaaaattaaacctgaTGGACGTTTCTTGCTATTCCATGAACATCCCTTGCATATTCAAGTGATCCATTACATTCTTAAGAAACACCTAAACTTGTTTCATATTCCAAAGAATTAAACCTACTGGCTGTTACCCCTATTCCATGAACAACTCTTGCATACGGTTTCAGGTGATTCACTCATTAAGGTTAACAAAGTAGATTATTCTCAAAAATGATTTCTTTGATTGCAAGTATTCACAAGTTTAAACAATTTATCTCATAATTGTAATTTTGTCTTGCAGATAATACCTGCAGAGAATATTGTTGCAGCTTTTCAAGGCAGTCGAAAGACAGTGCTTGCCATCTCAAAAACTCATTCTGAAGCACAAATCTTCCTTGAGGTATCTGCTGAATACTCTTTGATCAGGGGGGAAAATGAAATTTACatgcatgatttattttttaaattagtgtttTCTGGATGTTTCCTTAATTGTATTGGTGTGACTTTAAATGTTTGTGCTGTCATATTTGTAGGCCTTGGAGCATGGTTTGGGTGGAGTTGTTCTAAAAGTTGAAGATGTTGAAGCTGTTATTAAGTTAAAGGTAATTTTATTTCAGTATTTTGCCACTTGATTCCTAAGTAGTAAGTAGTAAAGATTGTTTCTTATCCTGGttaatattatcaggaatattGTGATAGAAGGAATGAAGCAACCAATCTGCTAAGCTTGACCAAAGCCATCGTAACTCGAGTTCAAGTAGCTGGAATGGGTGATCGTGTTTGTGTGGATCTCTGTAGCCTCATGAAACCTGGTGAAGGGCTTCTGGTATCCCTCTAGTTTCTCATCTATACTTCTATGTgtcctgtgtttttttttccttgtgctGGTTATATATTATCACTTATGATAGGATGGATATTCTTTCACAGGTTGGTTCCTTTGCTAGAGGACTATTCCTTGTTCACTCAGAGTGCTTGGAGTCAAATTACATTGCAAGCAGGCCATTTCGCGTTAATGCAGTGAGTTGTTTGTCATGCTGACAAGAGTATCCTGATGACTGATGTCATTTTGCAACTTTTGGTATTCACTGTAATATGCAGTCTGGATCCTTATATTGTTGCCTTAAGCATAGCAACCATGCAATTAAAAGTAATCTGATTCATAAAATATTCACTTCATTGCTTTCTGTTACATACAGCGTTGGCAAAGACTTGAGAAACTTGGGCAGACAACAGTTAAAAATGAAATCCGTTGATCTAgttttttcagaattttaaataatactaTAATATCATGAACTGTAAAGTTATATGTAAATTTCTGGTTGTGTCATGTTATTCTACTGCACAATTTAAGCATGAAAATAGGTTGGTTTCTCAGAAGTTCAAGTTGTTGGATTTTCTATTTGGAGTATTTTCTGGGTCATTTATTCTGTGATATATGTTAGTATATTTTACCAAGTTATCTAATGGAAACGTGCAGGGACCAGTGCATGCATACGTCTCAATTCCAGGTGGAAGGACTTGCTATCTTTCAGAGCTAAAAGCAGGTGAAGAAGTATCTGTGGCTGATCAGAATGGGCAGCTGCGAACTGCAATTGTTGGCCGTGTGAAGATAGAAACTAGACCTCTTATTCTTGTTGAGGCAAAGGTTTGTATGAACATACCATTAGCAAGCATGATCTATGGTTCTATTACAAATATTGTAAACTACAATTGTAAAAAACTGTGCGAATAAACTTGAGACCGCAATTTGTTTGTCTGGACCATCTCAATCTGTCATCTGATTGTTAAAATGTGATTGCTAACAACTATCTACAGCATGATTAAATACCTGATGAGGGGGCTTTGAAatcatttgatcaaaacaaattaaactaattagTAAAGAGTAATGAGTGCAGTTCAAGATGGTCGATCTACTAAGTGCTTCATTCCTGCAGAATTTGAGATGTTTAGCTGGTAATGATAACCTTGTTAAAAATTCCATGAGCAGAACAGAATCTCTGAAGACATGAAGTCACATGAAATGCTATAACATATTAGGATGTGGAAATAGAATGAGATGAATATGTTCAGGGCATGGAAATTGTTATGAAGATGGATCACTTAAAAACCATTTCtgtttaatattgagttgaccTATAATCTCAAAGGAAAAGTGGAAAACAGAAACAATCAAAATCTTAGCTAAATAATTTTACAGAACACTTTACAGAGAAAGTGAGGATGAAATTCCTCTCATGTTATGTTTCTGCATTGTGACTTCTAGGGCACGCACTATGCATCAGTTTGGTTGCTAAAAGAGTATCATAAAAGCAACTTTGATTAGGgcacctttttttgtttttttttgtcctctTCGTTTCCTATGTTATGAATCTAAATAAGTGAAATCCAAACAGATCTCGAGGGAAATACGTTAATAACTGAGATTCTTCTGTTATTTTAATAGCCAGGAAGTGTAGagtatgattatatatatatatatatatatatatatatatatataaaataaggaTTTCTTTTGTCTTGCTGGTTCCTTTATAATTGGTATGGTTCCTTTGAGAATATTCTTCGTTGCTAGTCCTTGTCAGAGGAATCTGTTCTTGTGTTTgccatgtattttaaattatgttaaagaACTTGCTGATGCTGATTGAAGAAGGATtgtattttaaatcttttagaATGTTTGGTGTCGCAGAGAGAGTCAGATGATCAAACAGTATACAGCATTTTCCTCCAGAATGCAGAAACAGTTGCCTTAATCCCTCCTTGTGAAGGTCTGTCAGAACTGCTGGTTTTGgtttttgcaatgttttgagTCATTTATGTGTCAGTTGTTTCTCTTCATCTTGTGTATTTGAATGTTCCAAAATCGCCTATCCATCTTTCGCAGGAAATGGACTGCTAAAAGCAGCTATTCCTGTTACTTCACTGAAAGTTGGAGATGAAGTATTATTGCGAATACAAGGAGGAGCACGGCATACGGGAAtagaaattcaagaattcattgtTGAGAACTGAATAATGTGATGTGATCATACTATTCATGAGAATCCGTAGTCTGAAGCCAAGCAGCAGCCAAGTTACCTACATCAACATAGTTAAACTGAAGAATTACTAAGCAACAACACGGGAAACATTTGCAATATGCTTATCCTAATATCCAGT
This DNA window, taken from Populus alba chromosome 17, ASM523922v2, whole genome shotgun sequence, encodes the following:
- the LOC118031862 gene encoding uncharacterized protein encodes the protein MATLLSSTSFLGFPFPKHFSSFSPLTDKRNSLRLNKETLLRYSCCVTKCSSSSTSVFTMSSGGGSYEKSKRVWIWTESKQVMTAAVERGWNTFIFLSNHRQLAIDWSSFSFINPLFIEEGEVLDGENNRVATIFEVSTPQELQQLQPENGQAENVIINLLDWQIIPAENIVAAFQGSRKTVLAISKTHSEAQIFLEALEHGLGGVVLKVEDVEAVIKLKEYCDRRNEATNLLSLTKAIVTRVQVAGMGDRVCVDLCSLMKPGEGLLVGSFARGLFLVHSECLESNYIASRPFRVNAGPVHAYVSIPGGRTCYLSELKAGEEVSVADQNGQLRTAIVGRVKIETRPLILVEAKRESDDQTVYSIFLQNAETVALIPPCEGNGLLKAAIPVTSLKVGDEVLLRIQGGARHTGIEIQEFIVEN
- the LOC118031864 gene encoding uncharacterized protein, which codes for MAKFSASFCFTLLVISGCACIDSAMGGEIGIYELKKGNLSMKLTNYGARIISLVLPDKNGKLGDVALGFDTIEEFMNASSPFGATVGRVANRISNAQFTLNGTVYKLPANSGNNTIHGGPIGFSKVVWKVKKYSPDGPVPYIVFAYHSFDGEQGFPGDLLVKTTYTLLGDNQLCITMEAKARNKATPVNLVNHAFWNLGGHNSGDILSEKIQIFASRYTPVDSKLIPTGEIVTVKGTPFDFLKPNTIGSRINELPKGYDINYALDGSGNKKLRKAAIVHDEKSGRAMEILTNQPGVQFFTSNTLNVKGKGGFMYKPHGALCLETQGFPDSVNHPNFPSQIVNPVKPYKHYMLFKFSTF